In Chloracidobacterium sp., the following proteins share a genomic window:
- the lysC gene encoding lysine-sensitive aspartokinase 3 translates to MSNQPTVMKFGGTSVGDVAAFERVCGIVASLIDRRPVVVVSAMTKVTDALLGAFDIAKKGDFAEAFASLDPHFDRHLEVSRHFIPDNGPNLFNGELDLARGELSDLLMRVSRRSLPLAMLRDAIQAYGEQLSSRLLSEVLKAKGVNARQVDSRRLIVTDDEYGAAQPIVDETNDLVRVELEPMIAAGEVPIMGGFIAANRAGETTTLGRGGSDFSAAIVAAALEADELQIWTDVTGVMTCDPRICENARTIPVLSYEEAAELAYFGAKVLHPKTIKPAVDSSIAVRVCNTFEPAETGTMVLADPAETLNRIKSIAHKKGITILRITSARKLGSYGFMSAVFQVFERFRTVIDVISTSEVSIALTLDNTSELDKIVPELERLGDVEIAPGYAVICVVGEGLRASTGLASKIFSTIHDVHIALVSHGASAVNLTFVVVEESVSAVIKRLHAEFF, encoded by the coding sequence GTGAGCAATCAGCCAACGGTAATGAAGTTTGGCGGCACGTCGGTGGGCGACGTGGCCGCTTTTGAGCGCGTGTGCGGCATCGTAGCGTCGCTGATCGACCGTCGGCCTGTTGTAGTCGTCTCGGCAATGACTAAGGTCACGGACGCCCTGTTGGGAGCATTCGATATTGCGAAGAAGGGTGATTTTGCCGAGGCGTTTGCATCACTCGATCCGCACTTTGATCGGCATCTTGAGGTATCGAGACACTTCATCCCGGACAACGGCCCAAACTTGTTCAACGGCGAGCTTGACCTTGCACGCGGCGAACTGTCCGATCTGCTGATGCGCGTTTCGCGGCGCAGCCTGCCGCTAGCGATGCTTCGTGACGCGATACAGGCCTACGGCGAGCAGTTGTCGTCGAGGTTGCTCAGCGAGGTCCTTAAGGCCAAGGGCGTAAATGCTCGTCAGGTCGATTCGCGCCGCCTGATCGTTACCGACGATGAATACGGGGCAGCGCAGCCGATAGTAGATGAGACAAACGATCTCGTCCGCGTCGAACTCGAACCGATGATCGCGGCGGGCGAAGTTCCGATCATGGGTGGCTTCATTGCCGCGAATCGGGCCGGCGAAACTACGACGCTCGGCCGCGGCGGCTCAGACTTTTCGGCGGCGATCGTAGCGGCCGCCCTCGAAGCGGACGAATTGCAGATATGGACCGACGTGACCGGTGTGATGACTTGTGATCCGCGCATTTGTGAGAATGCCCGAACGATCCCCGTGCTCTCGTATGAGGAGGCGGCCGAGCTTGCCTACTTTGGTGCTAAGGTATTGCATCCAAAGACCATAAAGCCCGCCGTTGACAGCTCGATCGCGGTCAGGGTGTGTAATACATTCGAACCGGCCGAGACCGGCACCATGGTGCTGGCAGATCCGGCCGAGACACTGAACAGGATCAAGTCCATCGCTCACAAAAAAGGCATCACGATCCTGCGAATTACGTCCGCGCGAAAGCTCGGCAGCTACGGCTTTATGAGCGCCGTGTTTCAGGTCTTTGAGCGCTTTCGAACCGTGATCGACGTGATCTCGACGAGCGAGGTATCGATAGCCCTTACCCTCGATAACACGAGCGAACTCGATAAGATCGTGCCCGAACTCGAGCGTCTGGGTGATGTTGAGATCGCTCCGGGCTATGCCGTCATCTGTGTCGTCGGCGAGGGCCTGCGCGCCTCGACCGGGCTAGCGTCAAAGATCTTTTCAACGATCCACGACGTGCATATCGCGCTGGTGTCGCACGGGGCATCCGCCGTCAATCTAACGTTCGTGGTCGTGGAAGAAAGCGTGTCCGCTGTCATCAAGCGCCTGCACGCGGAGTTCTTCTAA
- the purS gene encoding phosphoribosylformylglycinamidine synthase subunit PurS, with translation MKARIYVTLKPGVLDPQGKAIHHSVELIGHKNINDIRQGKYFEVDFADGVCMDAARETAEAIAADVLANPVIEDFRVELAD, from the coding sequence ATGAAAGCACGGATCTATGTCACGCTCAAGCCCGGAGTGCTCGACCCGCAGGGCAAGGCGATACATCACTCGGTCGAGCTCATCGGCCATAAGAATATCAACGATATCAGGCAGGGAAAATACTTCGAGGTTGACTTTGCTGACGGTGTCTGCATGGACGCCGCGCGTGAAACGGCCGAAGCGATCGCGGCGGATGTGCTGGCGAATCCCGTTATCGAGGATTTTCGCGTCGAACTGGCTGATTGA
- a CDS encoding MmcQ/YjbR family DNA-binding protein, protein MTAEEFRELALSFEGAVEGSHMGHPDFRVAGKIFATLGPDLTWGMAKLTPDQQSDLIRQHPKTFEPAPGKWGEGGATKIILAHADAEAAGEAITLAWQNTAVRS, encoded by the coding sequence ATGACCGCTGAGGAATTTAGGGAATTGGCTTTGAGCTTTGAGGGCGCGGTCGAGGGATCGCATATGGGCCATCCGGACTTTCGCGTGGCCGGCAAGATCTTCGCCACCCTCGGCCCCGACCTGACCTGGGGAATGGCCAAACTCACCCCCGACCAACAATCCGACCTCATCCGCCAGCACCCAAAAACCTTCGAGCCCGCCCCAGGCAAATGGGGCGAAGGCGGAGCGACCAAAATAATCCTAGCGCACGCCGACGCCGAAGCTGCTGGCGAAGCGATAACGCTCGCGTGGCAAAACACCGCCGTGCGAAGCTAG
- a CDS encoding PLP-dependent cysteine synthase family protein — translation MNTNSLCDFQQSFSSLPVSSTYVESLIGNTPLLAVHCHFKGQRRTVFAKAEHLNLSGSIKDRMAFHILRSAYRDGQIRKGDVIAEATSGNTGIAFAALGHAFGNPVHIFMPEWMSQERISLIKSYGADVTLVSRDEGGFLGSIEMADAYRCDKGRTFLPHQFSNFANAEAHYATTAPEIWSQLQTLGFEPDAFIAGVGTGGTIMGCAAYFREQNPDIKLHPLEPAESPTLSTGHKVGSHRIQGISDEFIPAICDLSKLDDIISVSDGDSILMAQKLARRLGLAVGISSGANFLGALIAMERLGSDAVVATVFADDNKKYLSTDLVRDEGVKPEYLSQHVELFGYQTIGRVPSQAEAVETAK, via the coding sequence ATGAATACTAACAGCCTCTGCGATTTTCAACAGAGCTTTAGCTCGTTGCCGGTCAGTTCGACCTATGTCGAGAGCCTAATCGGCAACACGCCGTTGCTGGCGGTGCATTGTCATTTTAAGGGCCAGCGGCGAACGGTCTTTGCCAAGGCCGAGCACCTCAACCTTTCGGGCAGCATCAAGGACCGAATGGCATTTCACATCCTTCGTTCAGCCTATCGCGACGGCCAGATCCGCAAAGGCGACGTCATTGCCGAAGCCACGAGCGGCAATACGGGGATCGCGTTTGCGGCGCTCGGACATGCGTTTGGCAATCCGGTCCACATCTTCATGCCCGAGTGGATGAGCCAGGAGCGCATCTCGCTCATCAAGAGTTACGGTGCTGACGTGACGCTCGTCAGCCGCGACGAAGGCGGCTTTCTTGGAAGTATCGAGATGGCCGATGCCTACCGATGCGACAAGGGCAGGACGTTCTTGCCGCATCAGTTCTCGAATTTCGCCAACGCAGAGGCACATTACGCGACGACCGCGCCGGAAATATGGTCACAGTTGCAAACACTCGGTTTCGAGCCTGATGCCTTCATCGCCGGAGTCGGCACGGGCGGCACGATCATGGGTTGTGCGGCCTATTTCCGGGAGCAAAATCCGGACATCAAGCTTCATCCGCTCGAACCTGCCGAATCGCCCACGCTCTCGACCGGCCATAAGGTCGGCAGCCATAGGATCCAGGGCATCTCGGACGAATTCATACCGGCTATCTGTGATCTGAGCAAACTCGACGACATCATCTCAGTGTCGGACGGCGATTCGATCCTGATGGCACAGAAACTGGCGAGACGGCTCGGCCTGGCCGTCGGTATCTCATCGGGAGCAAATTTCCTGGGTGCCCTCATCGCCATGGAACGTCTCGGCAGCGATGCCGTCGTCGCGACCGTCTTTGCTGACGACAATAAGAAATACCTCAGCACCGACCTCGTCCGCGACGAGGGCGTAAAGCCCGAGTATCTCTCACAGCACGTAGAACTTTTTGGTTATCAGACGATCGGCCGCGTTCCGTCACAGGCCGAGGCCGTCGAAACCGCGAAATAG
- a CDS encoding DUF488 domain-containing protein, translating into MTTLYTIGHGRHSFEDFLALLRQHNIRFVCDVRAFARSRWPQFNGLVLGELLRENGIGYEHLPETGGKNTPNPEDLEWGLNRIVEIATELPAAIMCSESKPLSDHKIPRANCHRVGMLSPLLRAKGVERILHILPNGDVIELDESAVPWLP; encoded by the coding sequence ATGACCACGCTCTACACTATCGGCCACGGGCGGCATTCGTTTGAGGATTTTCTAGCGCTGCTGAGGCAGCATAACATTCGGTTCGTGTGCGATGTCAGGGCATTTGCGAGGAGCCGGTGGCCGCAGTTCAACGGGCTGGTGCTGGGGGAATTGCTCAGGGAGAACGGCATCGGCTATGAGCATCTGCCCGAAACCGGCGGCAAGAACACGCCAAACCCGGAAGACCTCGAATGGGGCCTGAATCGGATCGTCGAGATCGCCACCGAGTTGCCGGCCGCGATCATGTGTTCCGAGTCAAAGCCGCTGTCGGACCACAAGATTCCGCGTGCTAATTGCCATCGTGTCGGGATGCTCTCGCCGCTGCTGCGTGCCAAAGGCGTCGAGCGCATCCTTCACATCTTGCCGAATGGAGACGTGATCGAGCTTGATGAATCGGCGGTGCCATGGCTTCCGTGA
- a CDS encoding 3-oxoacyl-ACP reductase FabG: MIELPKDLFAQRTAIVTGASRGVGRATALRLAEGGANVVVNYLSNDAEANETVERCKAKGVGAIAVKADVSEFSGAGEVAKAATDNFGGIDYLICNAGVWDGAPIEEMSEELWNKVINTNLKSAWASVKACTPAMKKRDSAAIVMVSSTSGQRGEANYSNYSASKGGMISFTKALATELAPKIRVNAVAPGWIETAMVRPVFEDGDYEQSVIDSIPLKRIATTDDVALSICFLLSDWSRHITGEILNINGGAVLCG, from the coding sequence GTGATAGAACTCCCAAAGGATCTTTTTGCACAAAGAACGGCCATCGTCACCGGCGCCTCGCGCGGGGTAGGACGGGCGACAGCTTTACGGCTGGCCGAGGGAGGGGCGAATGTTGTAGTCAATTATCTGAGCAACGACGCGGAAGCGAACGAGACCGTCGAGCGATGTAAAGCGAAAGGCGTCGGAGCGATCGCCGTAAAGGCCGATGTTTCGGAGTTCTCGGGCGCGGGTGAGGTCGCAAAGGCCGCGACCGACAATTTCGGCGGCATCGACTATCTCATCTGCAACGCCGGCGTCTGGGACGGTGCCCCGATCGAGGAGATGTCCGAGGAGCTTTGGAACAAGGTCATCAACACCAATCTCAAGTCCGCATGGGCCTCGGTCAAGGCGTGTACGCCGGCGATGAAGAAGCGCGACTCGGCTGCGATAGTGATGGTCTCGTCAACCTCAGGCCAGCGTGGCGAGGCGAACTATTCGAACTACTCGGCCAGCAAGGGCGGCATGATCTCGTTCACAAAAGCGCTCGCAACGGAACTTGCGCCTAAGATCCGTGTTAACGCCGTTGCGCCGGGTTGGATCGAGACGGCGATGGTCAGGCCCGTATTCGAAGACGGTGATTACGAACAAAGCGTAATCGATTCCATTCCGCTCAAACGCATCGCAACGACTGACGACGTGGCCCTATCGATATGCTTTCTACTGTCCGATTGGTCGCGTCACATCACCGGCGAGATCCTCAACATAAACGGCGGTGCAGTCCTCTGCGGATAG
- a CDS encoding LITAF-like zinc ribbon domain-containing protein, which translates to MIEKRVNGSGWVLFVVMLLFCIPLCWLPFVIDGCKDEIRKCSHCGSRIG; encoded by the coding sequence ATGATTGAAAAGCGGGTAAACGGGTCAGGATGGGTGCTATTCGTCGTAATGCTCCTGTTTTGCATCCCGCTGTGTTGGCTGCCGTTCGTCATTGACGGCTGTAAGGACGAGATTCGCAAATGTTCGCACTGTGGCAGCCGGATCGGCTGA
- a CDS encoding tryptophanase, whose translation MPKTIIEPFRIKSVEPIFMSTEEERVRYIKEAHYNPFLLHSRHVIIDLLTDSGTSAMSSEQWAGIMRGDESYAGASSWERLDSEIHELTGFRYVLPTHQGRAAERILYSQIGGKGRVFLSNTHFDTTRANIEYSGAAAIDIPTRLAADHESEYHFKGDIDLELLEQKIAEHGAENIAAVILTVTNNSGGGQPVSMENARRTSKICRQHKILFIIDCCRIAENAWFINQYEEGYAGKTYREIAQEMFSLADGCIMSAKKDALVNMGGFLALRDEKLAAACTNLLIITEGFVTYGGLSGRDMEAMAQGLREVFEPDYLNYRIVSTRYLGEHLREMGIPVLYPIGGHAVYVDAALLYPHIPVDEYPGQVLVCELYKKGGIRAVEIGSVMFGKYDGDGKLIPAASELVRLAIPRRVYTQSHIDYVIEVFEEIKAEAGCTKGLRIVKETPFLRHFTAHFDIAETSATKTA comes from the coding sequence ATGCCAAAGACGATAATCGAACCTTTCCGCATCAAATCTGTCGAACCGATCTTCATGTCAACTGAGGAAGAGCGTGTTCGCTATATAAAAGAGGCCCATTACAATCCGTTCCTGCTTCATTCGCGCCACGTGATAATCGATCTGCTCACCGACAGCGGAACGTCGGCGATGAGCAGCGAACAGTGGGCCGGCATCATGCGCGGCGACGAATCCTACGCCGGCGCGTCGAGTTGGGAACGCCTTGACAGCGAGATACACGAGCTGACCGGCTTTCGCTACGTCCTGCCGACGCATCAGGGCCGTGCGGCCGAACGCATCCTGTACTCGCAGATCGGCGGAAAGGGCCGTGTTTTCCTGAGCAACACGCACTTTGATACGACGCGGGCAAACATCGAATACAGCGGGGCCGCCGCGATCGACATACCCACGCGACTTGCGGCCGATCACGAGTCGGAATATCACTTTAAGGGCGACATCGACCTCGAACTGCTCGAACAGAAGATCGCGGAACACGGCGCTGAGAATATCGCCGCCGTGATCTTAACGGTCACAAACAACAGCGGCGGCGGCCAGCCCGTGAGCATGGAGAATGCCCGCCGCACATCCAAGATATGTCGGCAGCATAAGATCCTCTTTATCATCGACTGCTGCCGTATCGCGGAGAACGCCTGGTTCATTAACCAATACGAAGAAGGTTACGCAGGAAAAACCTATCGTGAGATCGCGCAGGAGATGTTCTCGCTCGCTGACGGCTGCATCATGAGCGCTAAGAAAGACGCGCTGGTGAATATGGGCGGCTTTCTCGCGTTGCGCGATGAGAAGCTCGCCGCCGCCTGCACCAATCTGCTCATCATCACCGAGGGTTTCGTCACCTACGGCGGCCTGTCAGGCCGAGATATGGAGGCAATGGCGCAGGGGCTGCGAGAAGTTTTTGAGCCCGATTATCTGAATTACCGCATCGTCAGCACGCGATACCTCGGCGAGCACCTGCGCGAAATGGGCATTCCCGTGCTGTATCCGATCGGCGGACATGCCGTATATGTCGATGCTGCACTTCTCTATCCGCATATCCCTGTGGACGAGTATCCGGGCCAGGTCCTGGTCTGTGAACTGTATAAGAAGGGCGGCATCCGCGCCGTCGAGATAGGCTCGGTAATGTTTGGCAAATACGACGGCGACGGCAAGCTGATTCCCGCCGCGTCAGAACTCGTCAGGCTCGCGATCCCTCGTAGGGTCTATACCCAAAGCCATATCGATTATGTTATCGAGGTATTCGAGGAGATAAAGGCGGAGGCCGGCTGCACAAAAGGCCTCAGGATCGTCAAGGAAACGCCATTCCTACGGCATTTCACCGCGCATTTCGATATCGCTGAGACATCGGCGACGAAGACGGCCTAG
- the purQ gene encoding phosphoribosylformylglycinamidine synthase subunit PurQ, whose translation MKFGVVVFPGSNCDHDAYHVVSKHVGQPVDFIWHKETDLSCFDAVIIPGGFSYGDYLRAGALARFSPVMESVKKFAAEGKFVFGICNGFQILCEAGLLPGALRRNAGSLFICRHVDLKLENAKTPFTENVSPERVLSIPIAHAEGNYTCDDATYTSLEENGQIVFRYCNAKGEVTEAANPNGSRGNIAGICNQDRNVLGMMPHPERACEEALGSNDGRDIFRSLTNTIDRLAA comes from the coding sequence ATGAAATTCGGCGTAGTAGTTTTTCCCGGCTCGAATTGCGATCACGACGCGTATCACGTCGTTTCAAAACACGTCGGCCAGCCGGTGGATTTCATCTGGCACAAGGAGACGGACCTGAGCTGCTTTGACGCGGTGATCATTCCGGGCGGGTTCTCGTATGGCGATTACCTGCGGGCCGGTGCGTTGGCGCGGTTTTCGCCGGTGATGGAATCGGTAAAGAAATTCGCCGCCGAAGGCAAGTTCGTGTTCGGCATCTGTAATGGCTTTCAAATACTTTGCGAGGCGGGCCTGCTGCCCGGTGCACTCAGAAGAAACGCCGGTTCGCTCTTTATCTGCCGCCACGTCGATCTCAAACTCGAGAACGCGAAGACGCCGTTCACCGAGAACGTCAGCCCCGAACGCGTTCTCTCAATTCCCATCGCCCACGCCGAAGGCAACTACACCTGCGACGACGCGACCTACACCTCGCTTGAGGAAAATGGCCAGATCGTCTTTCGCTACTGCAACGCCAAAGGCGAGGTGACCGAAGCCGCAAATCCCAACGGCTCACGCGGCAATATCGCGGGCATCTGCAATCAGGACCGCAACGTCCTCGGCATGATGCCCCACCCCGAACGCGCCTGCGAAGAAGCCCTCGGCTCCAACGACGGCCGCGACATCTTCCGCTCGCTGACCAACACCATCGACCGCCTTGCCGCCTGA
- a CDS encoding AMP-binding protein, with protein MRDVNLLEDQPIAWTPTPDVMTRSRLTQFMRQAGVETWDELYEFSIRDVEKFTEEVLKFLEITFDPPYEKLLDTSNGIEFPRWFARSADTPVRMSVASTRTDANNDEDAISDESFAGGPGDADMSVRAPSAGLNITEMCLDRWQTDEMKDQPAVIWQGEEGYSRVFSFGKLFAEVGSCALKIRTLGIGKGDAVGIHMPMLPETIVALLAINRVGAIAVPVFSGYGIDAIASRMEAVTAKALFTCYDFPRRGKPFDMLAVASAAVAKVASIEAVMVCERDTGERREQQPVVCGTPFIMATFEEHQRLVNDVFPGKNVHKWSIADDDDITDDFRNALFTDARREATSAEDPLIILYTSGTTGKPKGIAHTHASFPIKAAQDMAFGTDVGRGTRICWYTDIGWMMGPWLIYGALINGATICIYDGAPDYPTPDRMWEFCAKHKVEVLGISPTLIRALAASEDRSADTLVRMDAASASRDTLAGGTGDADKSVRTPSERRGWYRHKLPHFDGEVTQFITIRLADSLPGSVLDRLRRQLAGNEIEGDPEEFRRLVEDYLDSGAGSCILRDPRFAEIVQETILREHGQSCDLKAWVIMPNHAHLLLKPYDGHELAGLMKRIKGVSARRVNELRGTTGKVWQAEYFDRYIRDADHYSRTVDYIENNPVIAKLSTKPDGYRFGSAFYAGGCSSGHVEVREGAVAGGTGDADKSVRTPSERHDLSSLRIFASTGEPWNPAPWWWLFEKVGNSKLPIINYSGGTEIAGGILMGNPLLPIKPCSFPAPCPGMDVDILDENGNSVDPGKVGELVIKQPWIGMARGFWQENERYLETYWRRFKDIWVHGDWAMRDKEGHWFILGRSDDTLKVAGKRVGPAEVESLLVAHPLVTEAAVIGIPDEVKGTAMVAFVVRSADTPVRMDAASASRDLRAGGTGDADKTVRTPSLETELKALVAKDMGKPLAPSRVHFVSALPKTRNAKVMRRVIRTAYLGEDAGDLSALENPQAVDEIARAGK; from the coding sequence ATGCGCGACGTGAATCTGCTTGAGGACCAGCCCATCGCCTGGACGCCGACGCCTGACGTAATGACGCGTTCGCGCCTGACACAGTTCATGCGCCAGGCCGGCGTCGAGACGTGGGACGAGCTTTATGAATTTTCGATTCGCGACGTTGAGAAGTTTACCGAAGAGGTCCTGAAGTTTCTCGAAATCACATTTGATCCGCCGTACGAAAAGCTGCTCGACACATCGAACGGCATTGAGTTTCCGAGGTGGTTTGCACGTAGCGCGGACACTCCTGTCCGCATGAGCGTCGCTTCGACGCGAACCGACGCGAATAATGATGAGGACGCGATAAGTGACGAGAGTTTCGCCGGAGGACCCGGCGATGCGGACATGAGTGTCCGCGCTCCATCCGCCGGCCTCAACATCACCGAAATGTGCCTCGACCGCTGGCAGACGGACGAGATGAAAGACCAGCCGGCGGTGATCTGGCAAGGCGAGGAGGGCTATTCTCGCGTGTTCAGCTTCGGCAAATTGTTTGCCGAGGTCGGATCATGCGCCTTGAAGATACGGACTCTTGGAATTGGCAAGGGTGACGCAGTCGGGATCCATATGCCGATGCTGCCCGAAACGATCGTTGCCCTATTGGCGATCAATCGTGTCGGAGCTATCGCGGTTCCGGTCTTTTCCGGTTACGGGATCGATGCCATCGCAAGCCGGATGGAAGCTGTTACGGCAAAGGCGCTGTTCACTTGTTACGATTTTCCGAGGCGAGGCAAACCGTTTGACATGTTGGCTGTGGCTTCAGCTGCGGTCGCGAAAGTGGCTTCTATCGAAGCCGTTATGGTGTGTGAAAGGGACACCGGCGAAAGGCGCGAGCAACAGCCCGTGGTGTGCGGAACACCGTTTATAATGGCTACTTTCGAGGAACATCAACGCCTTGTAAATGACGTGTTTCCCGGGAAGAATGTGCATAAGTGGTCCATCGCCGACGATGACGACATCACCGACGACTTTCGGAATGCTCTGTTTACCGACGCTCGTCGAGAAGCCACCTCTGCCGAAGACCCGCTCATTATCCTCTACACCTCCGGCACGACCGGCAAGCCGAAGGGTATTGCGCATACGCACGCGAGTTTTCCGATCAAGGCGGCGCAGGATATGGCGTTTGGAACGGATGTCGGTCGTGGGACGCGGATCTGCTGGTACACAGACATCGGCTGGATGATGGGGCCGTGGCTGATCTACGGGGCTCTGATCAACGGAGCGACGATCTGCATCTACGACGGCGCCCCCGATTATCCAACGCCCGACCGAATGTGGGAATTCTGCGCGAAACACAAGGTCGAGGTGCTTGGCATTTCGCCAACGCTCATTAGAGCCTTGGCGGCGAGCGAGGATCGGAGTGCGGACACTCTTGTCCGCATGGACGCCGCTTCGGCGTCCAGAGATACTCTCGCCGGAGGAACCGGCGATGCGGACAAGAGTGTTCGCACTCCATCCGAACGCCGAGGTTGGTATCGGCACAAGCTGCCCCATTTTGACGGCGAGGTGACCCAGTTTATTACCATTAGGTTAGCCGATTCACTTCCCGGCTCGGTGCTGGATCGCCTTCGACGGCAGCTGGCTGGCAACGAGATCGAAGGCGACCCAGAGGAGTTCCGCAGATTGGTCGAAGATTACCTGGATTCGGGGGCGGGTTCGTGTATACTTCGCGATCCGAGATTTGCCGAGATAGTCCAGGAGACGATCCTGCGCGAGCACGGGCAAAGTTGTGATCTGAAGGCCTGGGTGATCATGCCCAATCATGCGCACTTGCTGCTCAAGCCCTATGACGGACACGAGCTAGCCGGTCTGATGAAACGCATCAAGGGCGTTTCGGCACGGAGGGTCAATGAACTCAGGGGCACGACAGGTAAGGTCTGGCAGGCAGAATACTTTGATCGCTATATTCGCGATGCAGACCATTATTCAAGAACCGTTGACTATATCGAAAATAACCCTGTCATCGCGAAATTGAGCACAAAACCGGACGGATATCGATTTGGGAGCGCGTTTTATGCTGGCGGATGTAGTTCCGGTCACGTTGAGGTTCGCGAAGGTGCTGTCGCCGGAGGAACCGGCGATGCGGACAAGAGTGTCCGCACTCCATCCGAACGCCACGATCTGTCGTCGCTGCGCATATTTGCCTCGACCGGCGAGCCGTGGAATCCGGCGCCGTGGTGGTGGTTGTTTGAGAAGGTTGGTAACTCGAAACTTCCGATCATCAACTACAGCGGCGGCACTGAGATCGCGGGCGGTATTCTGATGGGCAATCCGCTGCTGCCGATCAAGCCGTGTTCGTTCCCGGCTCCGTGTCCGGGAATGGACGTCGATATTCTTGACGAGAACGGCAACTCGGTCGACCCGGGCAAGGTCGGCGAGCTTGTTATCAAACAGCCCTGGATCGGCATGGCGCGCGGCTTTTGGCAGGAGAATGAGCGTTATCTCGAAACTTACTGGCGGCGATTCAAAGACATCTGGGTCCACGGCGATTGGGCGATGCGCGATAAGGAAGGCCACTGGTTCATCCTCGGCCGCTCGGACGATACGCTCAAGGTCGCCGGCAAACGCGTTGGCCCGGCCGAGGTCGAATCGCTCCTCGTCGCCCACCCGCTCGTCACCGAAGCCGCTGTTATCGGTATTCCCGACGAAGTGAAAGGAACGGCGATGGTGGCGTTCGTAGTGCGGAGTGCGGACACCCCTGTCCGCATGGACGCCGCTTCGGCGTCCAGAGATCTCCGGGCCGGAGGAACCGGCGATGCGGACAAGACTGTCCGCACTCCGTCGCTGGAAACGGAGTTGAAAGCTCTTGTTGCAAAAGACATGGGCAAACCACTCGCGCCGTCAAGGGTCCATTTTGTGTCGGCATTGCCAAAGACGCGCAACGCTAAGGTGATGCGCCGCGTCATCAGGACGGCTTATCTCGGCGAGGACGCCGGCGACCTGTCGGCCCTTGAAAACCCACAGGCTGTCGATGAGATAGCACGGGCCGGGAAATGA
- a CDS encoding M20/M25/M40 family metallo-hydrolase, whose protein sequence is MSIDLFDLTKRLMSIPSISGDEQAVGEWLRDHLKSLGWTVELQPVSKNQSNVIAWLNDTPRVWFSTHLDTVPPFIPPTEDDERIFGRGACDAKGIIAAQITAAEQLRSDGINDIGLLYTVEEEASSAGARAANDHPLAAKCEYMINGEPTDNDLAIGSKGSFRLKIKTTGKAAHSAYPEQGDSAIEKLLDILDDVRHTKFPSDEFYGETTVNIGTIEGGAALNVIPPTAEAGILIRLTTPRAIIEDALLNVIRGRGEIEVLSCSEPVKMIAVDGFKQKTVRFTTDIPYLTNWGQPLLLGPGSILVAHTKDEFVLKKDLEDAVSLYSNLTKRLLTT, encoded by the coding sequence ATGAGTATAGATCTTTTTGACCTTACAAAACGATTGATGTCGATCCCGTCAATATCGGGCGACGAACAAGCGGTCGGTGAATGGCTGCGTGACCACCTCAAATCGCTTGGCTGGACGGTCGAGTTGCAGCCGGTCTCGAAAAATCAGAGCAATGTCATTGCCTGGCTCAACGATACGCCGCGGGTGTGGTTCTCGACACATCTCGACACGGTCCCACCATTCATCCCACCGACCGAGGACGATGAGAGGATATTCGGCCGAGGCGCGTGCGACGCCAAAGGTATCATCGCCGCCCAGATCACCGCCGCCGAACAATTGCGATCGGACGGGATCAATGACATCGGATTGCTCTATACCGTTGAGGAAGAGGCGTCGTCGGCCGGCGCAAGGGCCGCCAACGATCACCCGCTTGCCGCAAAGTGCGAGTATATGATCAACGGCGAACCAACCGACAATGATCTCGCTATTGGCTCGAAAGGTTCATTTCGGCTTAAGATCAAAACCACCGGCAAGGCGGCGCACTCGGCTTATCCTGAACAAGGCGATTCAGCCATTGAGAAACTTCTGGACATCCTCGACGACGTGCGGCACACGAAGTTCCCGAGCGACGAGTTCTACGGCGAGACGACCGTAAACATCGGCACGATCGAAGGCGGCGCGGCGCTTAATGTCATTCCGCCCACCGCCGAAGCCGGAATCCTTATTCGCCTGACCACGCCGCGAGCGATCATTGAGGACGCTCTGCTAAACGTCATCCGCGGCCGCGGCGAGATCGAGGTATTGTCATGCAGCGAACCTGTGAAAATGATCGCAGTCGATGGTTTCAAACAAAAGACCGTCCGTTTCACGACCGATATCCCATACCTGACCAACTGGGGCCAACCGCTGCTCCTCGGCCCCGGCTCGATCCTCGTGGCGCATACAAAGGACGAGTTTGTTTTGAAAAAGGACCTTGAGGATGCCGTGAGTCTCTACTCGAACCTCACGAAACGACTTTTAACCACATAG